The following are encoded together in the Adhaeribacter arboris genome:
- a CDS encoding ROK family protein, translating into MSNRKRKLAIGVDIGGTRTKMGLVDLNKGEVLEKVIAPTEKKDGAQFLHSITSGIAQLKSRAEKEPTILLGAGFGVTGFVLANGTVDSTYGFLEFMEDYPLTQLIQESCSLACKADNDARVVALGEALYGKGNGYNRVLVLTLGTGLGVGFVADGTFESKLAFGHMSGHQSIGQTDVACYCGKTGCLEALVSATGIVDSAIRLKWEEKYPTLPLTVDTIFEAQQKGNLDAHSVVSSFLTHLKTGIHNYINLFAPDIIVLGGGVARGMNPYLSQLSQVNYLKPYKSYHTSIVLSELGDHAGILGSAALFNQ; encoded by the coding sequence ATGTCAAACAGAAAAAGAAAATTAGCTATTGGGGTAGATATTGGCGGAACCCGAACCAAAATGGGACTGGTGGATTTAAACAAGGGAGAAGTTCTGGAAAAAGTAATAGCACCTACCGAGAAAAAGGATGGAGCTCAATTTTTACATTCCATAACATCTGGAATTGCGCAATTAAAGAGCCGGGCCGAGAAAGAGCCAACTATTTTATTAGGTGCTGGCTTTGGCGTGACCGGCTTTGTGTTGGCAAATGGTACGGTAGATTCTACGTATGGCTTTCTGGAATTTATGGAGGACTACCCCTTAACGCAACTGATTCAAGAATCTTGCTCCTTAGCCTGTAAGGCTGATAACGACGCCCGCGTGGTAGCTTTAGGCGAAGCTTTGTATGGGAAAGGAAACGGATATAATCGGGTATTGGTGCTTACTTTGGGAACCGGTTTAGGTGTAGGGTTTGTAGCCGATGGTACTTTTGAAAGTAAGCTCGCCTTTGGCCACATGAGCGGCCATCAATCAATCGGCCAAACCGATGTTGCCTGTTACTGCGGCAAAACCGGCTGCCTGGAGGCATTGGTTTCCGCCACCGGTATTGTTGATTCCGCCATTCGCTTAAAATGGGAAGAGAAATACCCGACTTTACCCTTAACGGTAGATACCATTTTTGAAGCGCAACAAAAAGGTAATTTAGATGCTCATTCTGTCGTATCCAGTTTTTTAACCCATCTAAAAACAGGTATTCATAATTACATCAATTTGTTTGCTCCCGATATTATTGTATTGGGTGGAGGGGTAGCCCGAGGGATGAATCCCTATTTGAGTCAACTCAGCCAAGTTAATTATTTAAAACCATATAAAAGTTATCATACCAGCATTGTACTCTCGGAACTCGGCGACCATGCCGGAATACTGGGGAGTGCGGCCTTATTTAATCAGTAG
- a CDS encoding glycosyl hydrolase-related protein produces the protein MKIYLLFLGMALPNLLFAQPTKQTQFYISNDDHTDYMWTGNEKQYKEAFIKMLDYYIGQSDKTANLPAPYQSRFNCDGSYWLWEYEKNKSPAEFEKLISKIKSGHISVPYNAVVSCYGASPTEGILRGMYYAGYLQRRYNLDLDQAVAMENQTLPLGLGSLWAGAGVKYSWKGVCDCASQMKDLKKRNKEVYWYTGLDNSKVLMKWYSIAPGGNKQLGGYAEARDPALAVDQLTALCQSPAHPYHIAGAFGFGWDDLQTTTDIFTTTAQAKTNAQRQVIVSNQSDYFKAFEAAYGKVIPEESLAYGNEWDLYSASMAELSAKVKRSVEKLRAAEAMASLVSQQDKNFAGNLADLKKTAWMALGLYYEHDWTADGPVSREDRAAWQRKIENQLTTYVDTLYNLSQQKLGTYIKTSSNKTQFYVFNPLSWQRTDVCDFPYTGTKNVRVIDTQTNQEVPSQLIKSKGKEFIRILATDIPSVGYKVFEITSSPAKALPKAATYANQVFENSFYKLKITNQGVITSFVDKRQGNKEYAAQVNGKFMNDLGSGSDNIGSIVIEHEGPVSVTILCTGQKPLAHTSRITLFKEIPRVDIENQITQNFGEVQSWAFSYNLTGADVWHEETGTILKAKPVIQGGNYATQNARFDWLTLNHFAAINNGKQGITLSNADCAFLKLGNSALTNLDTKTAQISVLAGGQVDGAKLGILKQGGDSLFTQRFALSTNAGFNAAASMRFSLEHQNPLVAGRITGTQTIYSDKTYSFLKVSDPNVLLWSLKPAEEGAAKGIITRLWNFKNNNSPVKLSFTPQITTAHQTTHVETDLNKATILNGSLQETIGHHQIKTFRVVLENAKATK, from the coding sequence ATGAAAATATACCTTTTGTTTTTGGGTATGGCCCTACCAAACCTGCTTTTTGCTCAACCAACTAAACAAACCCAATTCTACATTTCCAACGATGACCATACCGATTATATGTGGACGGGGAATGAAAAGCAGTATAAAGAAGCTTTTATTAAGATGCTCGATTATTATATCGGGCAAAGTGATAAAACCGCCAACTTACCTGCCCCTTACCAAAGCCGGTTTAACTGCGATGGTAGTTATTGGTTGTGGGAATACGAAAAAAATAAAAGCCCGGCTGAGTTTGAGAAGTTAATCTCTAAAATAAAATCAGGGCATATCAGCGTGCCTTACAATGCGGTAGTATCGTGTTATGGCGCTAGCCCTACGGAAGGTATTTTGCGCGGCATGTATTACGCGGGTTACCTCCAAAGAAGATATAATTTAGACCTGGACCAGGCCGTAGCTATGGAAAATCAGACTTTGCCCTTAGGCTTAGGTTCGTTGTGGGCGGGCGCGGGGGTAAAATATAGCTGGAAAGGAGTCTGCGATTGTGCCTCTCAAATGAAAGATTTAAAAAAGCGCAACAAAGAAGTGTACTGGTATACAGGGCTGGATAACAGTAAGGTGCTCATGAAATGGTATTCCATTGCTCCCGGCGGAAATAAACAACTGGGGGGTTACGCGGAAGCGCGCGACCCGGCTTTAGCCGTCGACCAATTAACGGCTTTATGCCAATCGCCGGCGCATCCGTACCACATTGCCGGCGCTTTTGGGTTCGGCTGGGACGATTTGCAAACCACCACGGATATTTTTACCACTACCGCCCAAGCTAAAACTAATGCCCAGCGGCAAGTTATTGTATCGAATCAATCGGATTATTTTAAAGCCTTTGAAGCGGCTTACGGTAAGGTCATTCCGGAGGAGTCGCTCGCTTATGGCAACGAATGGGATTTGTATAGTGCTTCTATGGCCGAGCTTTCGGCCAAAGTAAAACGGTCCGTCGAAAAGCTCCGGGCCGCGGAAGCTATGGCTTCGCTGGTAAGCCAACAAGATAAAAACTTTGCCGGTAATCTGGCGGATTTGAAAAAAACGGCCTGGATGGCGTTGGGGCTTTACTACGAACACGATTGGACCGCTGATGGTCCGGTATCACGAGAGGATAGAGCTGCCTGGCAACGCAAAATTGAAAACCAGCTGACTACCTACGTCGATACATTGTATAACCTGTCGCAGCAAAAGCTAGGAACCTACATTAAAACTAGCTCTAATAAAACCCAGTTTTACGTCTTCAACCCTCTTAGCTGGCAACGTACCGATGTTTGCGATTTCCCTTACACCGGCACTAAAAACGTTCGCGTAATAGATACCCAGACCAACCAGGAAGTACCTTCCCAGTTAATTAAGAGTAAAGGCAAAGAATTTATCCGGATTTTAGCGACGGATATACCTTCCGTCGGGTATAAAGTATTCGAAATAACTTCTTCCCCAGCTAAAGCATTACCAAAAGCCGCAACTTACGCCAACCAAGTTTTCGAGAATAGTTTTTATAAGTTAAAAATAACCAACCAGGGTGTCATTACCAGTTTTGTTGATAAACGCCAAGGCAATAAAGAGTATGCCGCGCAAGTGAATGGTAAATTTATGAATGATTTGGGTTCGGGCTCCGATAATATAGGTTCGATTGTGATTGAGCACGAGGGACCAGTATCCGTGACCATACTCTGTACTGGCCAAAAGCCTTTAGCGCATACCAGCCGGATTACCTTATTTAAAGAAATACCGAGAGTGGATATAGAGAATCAGATAACCCAAAATTTTGGAGAAGTGCAGAGCTGGGCTTTTTCTTATAACCTAACAGGCGCGGATGTATGGCACGAAGAAACCGGCACTATATTAAAAGCAAAACCAGTAATCCAAGGCGGGAACTATGCCACCCAGAATGCCCGCTTTGATTGGCTCACCTTAAACCATTTCGCAGCTATTAACAACGGCAAGCAGGGTATTACCTTATCTAACGCCGATTGCGCCTTCCTGAAACTCGGTAACAGTGCCTTAACCAATTTAGATACAAAAACTGCTCAGATTTCGGTGTTAGCGGGCGGCCAGGTAGATGGGGCTAAATTAGGCATTTTAAAACAAGGAGGCGATAGTTTGTTTACCCAGCGCTTTGCCTTAAGCACAAATGCCGGTTTTAATGCCGCGGCTTCTATGCGTTTTTCCTTAGAACACCAAAACCCGCTGGTCGCTGGCAGGATAACCGGCACCCAAACCATTTATTCAGATAAAACTTATTCCTTCTTAAAGGTAAGTGACCCGAATGTTTTATTGTGGAGCCTTAAACCAGCCGAAGAAGGTGCCGCGAAAGGAATAATTACCCGGTTATGGAATTTTAAAAATAACAACTCCCCGGTTAAGCTATCTTTTACCCCTCAGATTACTACTGCGCACCAAACGACCCACGTGGAAACTGATTTGAACAAAGCCACCATCCTAAACGGAAGTTTACAGGAAACCATTGGGCATCATCAAATCAAAACTTTCCGGGTGGTTCTTGAGAATGCTAAAGCAACAAAATAG